The Limnospira fusiformis SAG 85.79 genomic interval CGGAAGGACAGGGACCTCTGTTGTTAAGGGGGCTGTCAGTAACTGCTGATTCTCGCTTAAATTCTGTGACTCTCGTTGGAACACCTGAACAGGTAGAGATCGCAACTGCTATGTTAATGCAGATTGATCTCCGTCAACGTCAGGTGGCGGTGAATGTGAAAATCATTGACGTGAACCTGACCGGGGAAGCCACCCAGAGCAGTAGTTTCTCCTTTGGGATTAATGATACCTTCTTTGTGAATGATGGCGGTGCGGCTTCTATCAACTTCGGCGGCATCAATCCCCCAACCCGTGGTCAGGCTACAGGTGGTGTCACCTCTCGCCCAATTATTCCCAACCCCCTAAGCGATCAAGACCCATTTTTTGATCGCGATAGCACTATTAGGACTCCGTTAACGGCTCCTGGGGGTGGTATTGGCTTGAGACCGATTCCACCTGTCACCGAGAGACCGGGAGGGGTTGGGCTTTCTGACTACGCACCTTTGACGAGAGACTTAACTGATGGAAGTCTGACTGGCCTTGGTAGCACAACTGCTTCCGTGTTTCCCTTCTTCCAATATCCTCGGCGGTTCCTGTCTACTTTGCAAGCTCAAATCGTCAGCGGTAGAGCCAAAATCCTCACCGACCCCACCTTGGTGGTACAAGAGGGAGAAACCGCTTCAGTGGAACTGATACAAGAGGTATTGCAATCAAGCACAACAATTTTTACAGATACTATTTCTGGTACTAGGCAAACAGAGCAGGGTGAAGTTGTAGATGTGGGCTTGACTTTATCGGTCAATGTTGAGCGAATTGATGATAATGGCTTTGTCACCATGAGGATTAACCCAGAAGTCAGTTCCCCAGGAACTCAGGTACCAGTCGGTAACAATAGTTCTTTCTTACGAGTCTTTCGGCGCAGTTTAGATTCAGGAAGGATTCGTCTGCGGGACGGTCAAACTCTGATTGTCTCTGGTATTATTCAAGATCAGGAACGGACTGACGTTAGCAAGATTCCCCTGTTGGGTGATTTGCCTATCCTGGGTTCTCTGTTCCGTAGAAGCACCACCAGCAGCGAGCGGGCTGAGGTAATTGTGTTGGTAACGCCCAATATCCTGGATGATTCCGATCGCTCTGGGTTTGGCTACCAGAACAATTTTAGCCCCGATGTCCGCCAGATGATGCAAGGGCGTTAAGATCTAGCGTTAAAAACCCCTTCAGCCAAAATCCCCCACCCCTGGGGGATATTTTTATCGGCTAATATCTTAAAAAAAGTGGAAAATTCCCCTAAATATATGACAATTTGGGGTTAAACCCTATCTATGTGGCGACAGAAACCTTAGAATAAGGCAGAAAAATCGTGCAAACCATTGGGGGTCATTGATTGGCCCCCAGTTCTCAAAAGGAGTAATTGATGAATAAGGGTGAATTAATAGATGCGGTGGCGGAAAAAGCAGGTGTCACCAAAAAACAGGCTGATGCGGTGTTGAGTGCGGCTCTCGAAAGTGTTATCGATGCTGTTGCTACACAGGAA includes:
- a CDS encoding type IV pilus secretin family protein; translated protein: MRDILGFGGGVAGGVAAAMVVAVAPALAFTVVRDIQLFQADNGEINLVLVTDGGERPAVFVIRRGNDFVADITNAQLSSPNGSFQQNNPAPGIASIVVNQLDPTSIRVIVTGTTGSPEARIIQGAGDAIAIAIAPEGAIVDAPAFAPQQPGNGASQVMVPDPPVSITGDPTAQNGNNDMMMPDPALTPQMGQAPLQPRRSLDTTPPFQPRAVAPPLGDIAVSNINPGVSNVNLNTNEIIPRLVLRDASVREVLSLLARVAGLNVAFSNLEKDLTTGRFRPGNEEQEFRISLDIENEPVQEVFNYVLRLTGLQANRVGNTVFVGFQLPESARNLVMRTLRMNQTTAEGAANYLSSQGAETQIPFEQVQIQVVGQGINQRIVETRTPSIIAVGAAEGQGPLLLRGLSVTADSRLNSVTLVGTPEQVEIATAMLMQIDLRQRQVAVNVKIIDVNLTGEATQSSSFSFGINDTFFVNDGGAASINFGGINPPTRGQATGGVTSRPIIPNPLSDQDPFFDRDSTIRTPLTAPGGGIGLRPIPPVTERPGGVGLSDYAPLTRDLTDGSLTGLGSTTASVFPFFQYPRRFLSTLQAQIVSGRAKILTDPTLVVQEGETASVELIQEVLQSSTTIFTDTISGTRQTEQGEVVDVGLTLSVNVERIDDNGFVTMRINPEVSSPGTQVPVGNNSSFLRVFRRSLDSGRIRLRDGQTLIVSGIIQDQERTDVSKIPLLGDLPILGSLFRRSTTSSERAEVIVLVTPNILDDSDRSGFGYQNNFSPDVRQMMQGR